CTAATAGTATTTTGTTCTGTTCTGATAATTCCACAGTTAATTTACATCTCTGGCGAAAATACGTTTAAAAGCTcttctaaatgaaaaacagaaacatcttgtataaatgttgttttcaatgtcCATCCTGAtttcaattcataacaaaaatGTCGCCGCAGCCTGCTCCCTCCCCCTGCCAGACACACTCGTCCTTTTCCTAGACAGTCTTTATCCGTGAACATGACTACGTGTTCAGTAAAATCTCCCATTTGTCTTTtcaattaaatgcattttacacAAACTTTTGTAAATTGCAGTGTAATGACAGTAAGGGCAAAAATCACCAACCTGTTTTTTGCTGCCGCGGCTCTGTCTCGTTGCCTCCGGTTTTTAAACCAGTTTCCGACCTGTGTAGGAGTGAGTCCAGTGGCTTGAGCCAGTTCCCTTTTCTTGCTGGGGTTTGGATATGGGTCCTGAAGGTACCACTCCCTCAGCAGGCTCCGCGTCCGCTCTTTGAAACAGTGCGTCTTCTGCTCGCCGTCCCAGATGGTCCGAGGCAGCGGAAACTTCTTCCGCACCCGGTACTTATCGACCGGTCCGAGGGGACGACCGCGGAGCTTCTCGGCCTCCTGATAGTGCGCTTCCAGCCACATGGCCTGCAGTTTGCCATGCGAGTCCTTGGTGAACTTGTGGTTCTCCAGGATGTGGTACAGGTCTCTGAAATTCCCCGTGTGGAACGCCACCACGGCCCGGGCGCGCAGGATGGACTCGTGCTTGTTGATCGCTTCGCACGCTCCCGGAGCCACAGGCAGGGACCAGAGGAAGCGGCCCAGCCGTTCGATGTCCCCGGTCTCCTCCAGCGTCTCACAGACGCTCGCCACCTGCTCCGGGGAAAAGTTGAGGGTCGGTAGCTGAAACATGGACAAGTCTTCTGGAGACCTGGTGGTGGGAGCGCTGTTCGCCAGGAGCACAGGGCGATCAGCGAAGTTTGGCAGGAAGAAATGGGAGGGATAAAGCTCTAAAGGGGATCTGAAAACCATGGAAATgacctgagagagaaagaaaattatcaagaaaaaggaaaaaccgAAAAAATACGGCCAGTAAAAAAGATTGAATGATTCAATGGCTATCGCCTAATGACACCAGCCTCATAATATCTCCCCCCTAAATCCGCCGTTGAGTGTAGCATTGAAacattttgtttcccttttctATTGGTCTTCTTGGTGTCGTTGTAGCGTTGTCATGGCAGCCCTGCCAATCACTGTCAAGCGTGCCAATCATTAGCCAGTACGTAGCGCGAGGCTTTCACCACTTGTGCAGCACGCACGGGGGGTTATCAGAGTCTCCGATCTCCACAGCAACCCTCCCACCGCACCTCGCGCATCAGGCACAAGCCAATGCTCGCCTATCTGCTGAATGGAATGAGCAATTAGAGGGTGGAATATTATTGCGATCTTAACGAGGCTCGTTAAAGCTAAAGAAGATATGTAGACTGGAGATGCTTAGCAGAGacggggagggagggaggcagagggAGCTTTAAAAGGGTGACAAATGGACAACCAATGACTGCAACTCCGGAATACACGTTTTGAAGCGAGTCAATTTGCCCATTATTTTCGTACAGTTTTTCCTGTAGCTctacattttatctttttttatcactccattcatttttgtgtgAGGGAAATGGAAGGCGTTAGAGTCTTCTAcgtatttcattttcatgtgttATCACTTTACgcttttcttgatttttaaaagaacataGGACACAATCGTATAAGCTTTTGGC
This portion of the Etheostoma cragini isolate CJK2018 chromosome 17, CSU_Ecrag_1.0, whole genome shotgun sequence genome encodes:
- the six3a gene encoding homeobox protein SIX3a — translated: MVFRSPLELYPSHFFLPNFADRPVLLANSAPTTRSPEDLSMFQLPTLNFSPEQVASVCETLEETGDIERLGRFLWSLPVAPGACEAINKHESILRARAVVAFHTGNFRDLYHILENHKFTKDSHGKLQAMWLEAHYQEAEKLRGRPLGPVDKYRVRKKFPLPRTIWDGEQKTHCFKERTRSLLREWYLQDPYPNPSKKRELAQATGLTPTQVGNWFKNRRQRDRAAAAKNRLQHQAIGPSGMRSLSEAGLTPHSSAESPSTAASPTTSVSSMTERVDTGTSILSVTSSDSECDV